From the Streptomyces sp. NBC_00390 genome, the window GATCGAGCGGCCCGTGAACCGGTGCAGACCCGTCATCAGTCCGTCCCGCGGCCCGGCCCCGAACCGGGCCGAGATGTACAGACCCGTCGCCGCGCCGTTCAGCACGATGCCCGCCGCCAGCACGGCGATCTGCATCCCGAGCCCGTGCACGTCCGGCACCAGTGCCAAGGTGGCGTCGATCCCCAGGCCGACCGCGAACACATTGGAGATGGTGCCGAGACCCGGCCGCTCCCTGATCGGGATCCATGCCAGGAGCACCAGTGCGCCGACAATGATCGACACCACCCCGATCGTCAGCCCGGTCCGCTCCGCCAGCCCCTGATGCAGCACGCCCCATGGCTCCAGGCCGAGCCCGCCGCGTACGAGAAGCGCCGAACTCGCTCCGTACAGCGCGAGGCCTCCGTACAGCTGCACGAGTCGGCGGGTGAGGTGCGCGGACACGATGTTGCCCCCTGAGTGGTGGTAGTGGACTGATGCATGACACTCTGTGGCTACGGAATGAATGGCAACCATGGCCAATTCGAGGAAGGTGGACTGACTTTCATGTCACAGTGGACCTCGGCCGTGGGCGCAGCCCAGCTCGCCAGGCAGCTCACCGCGCAGCAGCCGCGCCCCGCCGGACCCGGCACCCGCAAGCCGCCCGCCTACCGGGCGCTCGCCGACGGCATCCGGCTGCTCGTCCTCGAAGGCAGGGTGCCGGTCGCCGCCCGGCTCCCCGCCGAGCGCGAGCTCGCCCTGTCGATGTCCGTCAGCCGTACGACCGTGGCCGCGGCGTACGAGGCGCTGCGCGCCGAGGGCTTTCTGGAGTCCCGCCGAGGGGCGGGCAGCTGGACCGCCGTCCCTGCGGGCAACCCCCTGCCCGCCCGCGGCCTCGAACCGCTGCCGCCCGAGTCGCTCGGGTCCATGATCGACCTCGGCTGTGCCGCGCTGCCCGCGCCCGAGCCCTGGCTGACCCGAGCCGTCCAGGGCGCTCTCGAGGAACTGCCCCCGTACGCCCACACCCACGGTGACTACCCGGCCGGTCTGCCCGCGCTGCGCCAGATGCTCGCCGACCGGTACACCGAGCGCGGCATCCCGACCATGCCCGAGCAGATCATGGTCACCACCGGGGCGATGGGCGCGATCGACGCCATCTGCCATCTGTTCGCCGGACGCGGTGAGCGCAT encodes:
- the yczE gene encoding membrane protein YczE gives rise to the protein MSAHLTRRLVQLYGGLALYGASSALLVRGGLGLEPWGVLHQGLAERTGLTIGVVSIIVGALVLLAWIPIRERPGLGTISNVFAVGLGIDATLALVPDVHGLGMQIAVLAAGIVLNGAATGLYISARFGAGPRDGLMTGLHRFTGRSIRLVRTGIEVVVVAAGWALGGTVGVGTVAYALAIGPLAQLFLRLFAIPGTEGGSTVVAVGSPEQAILRK